A genomic segment from Gracilinanus agilis isolate LMUSP501 chromosome 1, AgileGrace, whole genome shotgun sequence encodes:
- the RPS6 gene encoding 40S ribosomal protein S6 produces MKLNISFPATGCQKLIEVDDERKLRTFYEKRMATEVSADALGEEWKGYVVRISGGNDKQGFPMKQGVLAHGRVRLLLSKGHSCYRPRRTGERKRKSVRGCIVDANLSVLNLVIVKKGEKDIPGLTDTTVPRRLGPKRASRIRKLFNLSKEDDVRQYVVRKPLNKEGKKPRTKAPKIQRLVTPRVLQHKRRRIALKKQRTQKNKEEAAEYAKLLAKRMKEAKEKRQEQIAKRRRLSSLRASTSKSESSQK; encoded by the exons ATGAGAGAAAGCTACGGACCTTTTATGAGAAACGGATGGCCACTGAAGTTTCTGCTGATGCTCTGGGTGAAGAATGGAAG GGTTATGTGGTCCGGATCAGTGGTGGAAACGACAAACAAGGTTTCCCCATGAAGCAGGGTGTTTTGGCTCATGGAAGAGTCCGCCTGCTGCTCAGTAAGGGCCATTCTTGCTATCGCCCTAGAAGAACCGGAGAAAGAAAACGTAAATCTGTTAGGGGCTGTATTGTTGATGCCAATTTGAGTGTTCTCAACTTGGTTATTGTAAAGAAAG GTGAGAAAGATATACCTGGACTGACAGATACAACTGTGCCTCGTCGCCTGGGGCCCAAGAGAGCTAGCAGAATCCGAAAACTTTTCAATTTGTCCAAAGAAGATGATGTCCGGCAGTATGTTGTGAGAAAGCCCCTCAACAAGGAAG GCAAAAAACCCAGGACTAAGGCTCCTAAAATCCAGCGCTTGGTGACTCCCCGTGTTTTGCAGCACAAACGTAGACGCATTGCTTTGAAGAAGCAGCGTACTCAGAAGAACAAGGAAGAAGCAGCAGAATATGCCAAGCTTTTGGCTAAGAGAATGAAG gagGCTAAAGAAAAACGACAGGAACAGATTGCCAAGAGACGTCGACTGTCTTCTCTGAGAGCCTCCACCTCAAAATCTGAGTCCagtcaaaaatga